From the genome of Biomphalaria glabrata chromosome 1, xgBioGlab47.1, whole genome shotgun sequence, one region includes:
- the LOC129927676 gene encoding uncharacterized protein LOC129927676: MRKMGRTYHRKTQRGSYGLQNLTEALKAIADGMPLNTVSETFKIPAKTLWRHRDTKVQNPGSLVLGRYRSDFSKDQELDLVELITKMEQSLFGLSTLDVRKLAYEFATKLGIKHRFNTEARMAGRYWLYGFLTRHPRLSIFKPQSFSISRLVGFNRPQVSAFFTIYMNLLNCHNFTPDKIWNMDETGISTVQKPVKNYWQQRNSTSWQGDKCRAWSDCYSFMCHECCWNIYSSNIHISKEKNGGFLDELLFPCI, encoded by the coding sequence aaaATGGGAAGAACTTACCACAGAAAAACGCAAAGGGGCTCGTATGGACTACAAAACTTGACAGAAGCTTTAAAAGCAATCGCTGATGGGATGCCACTTAATACTGTCTCCGAaacattcaaaatcccagcgAAAACATTATGGCGACATAGAGACACCAAAGTTCAAAATCCTGGATCTCTTGTACTTGGCCGTTATAGAAGTGACTTTAGTAAAGATCAGGAGTTGGACCTAGTTGAACTCATTACTAAAATGGAGCAATCCCTCTTTGGACTAAGCACTCTTGATGTGCGTAAATTAGCCTACGAATTTGCTACAAAATTAGGCATTAAGCACAGATTCAACACTGAGGCCAGAATGGCTGGAAGATATTGGCTTTATGGGTTTTTAACTAGACACCCACGACTGTCAATATTCAAACCTCAGTCTTTCTCTATTTCGAGACTTGTTGGATTTAACAGACCGCAAGTCAGTGCTTTCTTCACTATATATATGAATCTTTTAAACTGCCACAATTTTACTCCAGACAAAATCTGGAATATGGATGAAACTGGAATTTCAACAGTACAGAAACCAGTCAAAAATTATTGGCAGCAAAGGAACTCGACAAGTTGGCAGGGTGACAAGTGCAGAGCGTGGTCAGACTGTTACAGTTTTATGTGCCATGAATGCTGCTGGAACATATATTCCTCCAATATTCATATTTCCAAGGAAAAGAATGGTGGATTCCTTGATGAATTGCTGTTTCCCTGCATCTAA